From the genome of Streptomyces sp. NBC_01116, one region includes:
- a CDS encoding HAD-IA family hydrolase encodes MLCDLDNVVRFYDTAPLAALERAAGLPEGTTTDIAYAPEVDLPLLLGRITPDAWVEAIVAGLSERRVGGDRARALARALADAPFRADEEAVSLLRRARAHVPVVLVTNATLQLDADLALLGLSDLADAVVSSAVEQVAKPDPAIYRIAAARAGVPPARCLFVDDRQENVDAATALGMTGVLFRDPDDLRRALGSCAEGAAEEAAASAGARTTAARPR; translated from the coding sequence GTGCTCTGCGATCTCGACAACGTCGTCCGCTTCTACGACACCGCCCCGCTCGCCGCCCTGGAGCGGGCCGCCGGACTGCCGGAGGGCACCACGACGGACATCGCCTACGCGCCCGAGGTCGATCTCCCGCTGCTCCTGGGCCGGATCACCCCCGACGCCTGGGTGGAGGCCATCGTCGCCGGGCTCTCGGAGCGGCGGGTGGGCGGGGACCGGGCCCGCGCACTGGCCCGCGCACTCGCGGACGCGCCGTTCCGGGCCGATGAGGAAGCGGTGTCGCTGCTGCGCCGGGCCAGGGCCCACGTCCCGGTGGTGCTCGTCACCAACGCGACTCTCCAACTGGACGCGGACCTGGCCCTGTTGGGCCTGTCCGACCTGGCCGACGCGGTCGTGAGCAGCGCGGTGGAGCAGGTGGCCAAGCCCGACCCGGCCATCTACCGCATCGCGGCCGCACGGGCGGGTGTGCCACCGGCCCGGTGCCTGTTCGTGGACGACCGGCAGGAGAACGTCGACGCGGCGACCGCCCTCGGCATGACCGGCGTCCTCTTCCGCGACCCGGACGATCTGCGACGGGCGTTGGGGTCGTGTGCGGAGGGGGCGGCTGAGGAGGCGGCGGCGAGCGCCGGGGCGCGGACAACCGCCGCCCGGCCGCGTTGA
- a CDS encoding class I SAM-dependent methyltransferase — MRQRPIGTATRGTTNPNRLRRMDRWIADAHGPALRRAGTPAAVDLGYGAAPWTAVELLDRLRTAEPRTVVAGIEIDPERVAAAQPYAREGLTFVHGGFEVPLDVRPLLIRAANVLRQYDEDQVAEVWGRLCSRLAPDGLLVEGTCDEIGRRHVWVALGPEGPRTVTFATRLGSLDRPSDLAERLPKALIHRNVPGEPVHAFLRDFDRAWATASPYASLGARQRWIAAVRALSADWPVTDGVRRWRQGEITVPWDALRPNGH, encoded by the coding sequence ATGCGCCAGCGCCCCATCGGCACCGCCACCCGCGGGACCACGAACCCGAACCGGCTGCGCCGCATGGACCGCTGGATCGCCGACGCGCACGGCCCCGCCCTGCGCCGCGCCGGGACCCCGGCGGCCGTCGACCTCGGGTACGGCGCGGCCCCCTGGACCGCGGTCGAACTGCTGGACCGGCTGCGCACCGCCGAGCCGCGCACCGTGGTGGCGGGCATCGAGATCGACCCGGAGCGGGTCGCCGCCGCGCAGCCGTACGCCCGTGAGGGCCTCACCTTCGTGCACGGCGGCTTCGAGGTCCCGCTGGACGTCCGGCCCCTGCTCATCCGGGCGGCGAACGTGCTGCGCCAGTACGACGAGGACCAGGTCGCCGAGGTCTGGGGGCGGCTGTGCTCCCGCCTCGCCCCGGACGGGCTCCTGGTGGAGGGGACGTGCGACGAGATCGGGCGCCGGCACGTCTGGGTGGCGCTGGGGCCCGAGGGCCCGCGCACGGTCACCTTCGCGACACGGCTCGGCTCGCTGGACCGCCCCTCGGACCTCGCGGAACGCCTGCCGAAGGCACTGATCCACCGCAACGTGCCGGGCGAGCCGGTCCACGCGTTCCTGCGGGACTTCGACCGGGCCTGGGCGACGGCCTCCCCGTACGCCTCGCTCGGTGCGCGGCAGCGCTGGATCGCGGCGGTGCGGGCGCTGTCGGCCGACTGGCCGGTGACGGACGGGGTACGGCGGTGGCGGCAGGGCGAGATCACCGTGCCGTGGGACGCGCTGCGGCCCAACGGTCACTGA
- a CDS encoding TetR family transcriptional regulator, with product MVMNGEKAGGERGSGAEARASGRAPERHPAPVGLRERKKRLTYQAASDAAIAMFLERGFDKVSVAEVAAAAGISKPTLFRYFPAKEDLVLHRFADHEDESARVVAERPSDEGPLDALRRHLLDGLDRRDPVTGLCDVPEVLEFHRLLYGTPSLVARMYAYQGRSEAALARALGGGLPERLAAGQIVAVLRILALENWRRIDAGESADRVHASAVRAAEQAFVQLRAGLEPD from the coding sequence ATGGTCATGAACGGAGAGAAAGCCGGGGGCGAGCGCGGGAGCGGGGCCGAAGCGCGGGCCTCGGGCCGGGCGCCGGAGCGTCACCCGGCACCGGTCGGTCTGCGGGAGCGCAAGAAGCGGCTGACGTATCAGGCGGCCTCCGACGCGGCCATCGCGATGTTCCTGGAACGCGGCTTCGACAAGGTGTCCGTGGCGGAGGTGGCGGCCGCGGCGGGCATCTCCAAGCCGACGTTGTTCCGGTACTTCCCCGCCAAGGAGGACCTGGTGCTGCACCGGTTCGCCGACCACGAGGACGAGTCCGCCCGGGTGGTCGCCGAACGGCCCTCCGACGAGGGCCCGCTGGACGCCCTGCGCCGCCACCTCCTCGACGGCCTCGACCGGCGCGACCCGGTGACCGGACTCTGCGACGTACCCGAAGTGCTGGAGTTCCACCGTCTGTTGTACGGAACGCCCTCCCTGGTCGCCCGCATGTACGCCTACCAGGGCCGCTCCGAGGCGGCGCTCGCCCGTGCCCTGGGCGGCGGGCTGCCCGAACGGCTCGCGGCCGGGCAGATCGTCGCCGTCCTGCGCATCCTGGCCCTGGAGAACTGGCGGCGGATCGACGCGGGCGAGAGCGCGGACCGGGTCCACGCGTCCGCGGTACGGGCGGCCGAGCAGGCGTTCGTCCAGTTGCGGGCGGGGCTGGAGCCGGACTGA
- the mshA gene encoding D-inositol-3-phosphate glycosyltransferase has protein sequence MSQYVSRLGSTRTAARLRFPGGFSGASRKPRRIAMLSVHTSPLHQPGTGDAGGMNVYIVELAKRLAAINIEVEIFTRSTTGSLDPAVELAPGVLVRHVDAGPYEGLAKEELPAQLCAFTHGVMQAWAGQRPGYYDLVHSHYWLSGQVGWLAAQRWGVPLVHAMHTMAKVKNAALAEGDTPEPAARVIGETQIVNASDRLIANTAEEADELVRFYDADPAAVAVVHPGVNLDRFRPGDGRAAARARLGLPQDALIPLFAGRIQPLKAPDVLLRAVAVLLDRDPSLRSRIVVPVVGGPSGSGLAKPEGLQKLAARLGIADVVRFHPPVGQDRLADWFRAASVLVMPSYSESFGLVAIEAQAAGTPVVAAAVGGLPVAVRDGVGGFLVEGHDPEAYARALARFADAPELVERMGAAAAAHAQSFGWDTAASATADVYTAALCDHRRRARAHHG, from the coding sequence GTGAGCCAGTACGTCTCCCGGCTCGGCTCCACCCGCACGGCCGCGCGTCTCAGGTTCCCCGGAGGCTTCTCCGGAGCCTCCCGCAAGCCACGCCGCATCGCGATGCTCTCCGTGCACACGTCCCCGCTCCACCAGCCCGGCACGGGCGACGCGGGCGGGATGAACGTCTACATCGTCGAACTGGCCAAGCGCCTCGCCGCGATCAACATCGAGGTCGAGATCTTCACCCGGTCCACCACCGGTTCGCTGGACCCCGCGGTCGAGCTGGCGCCCGGCGTGCTGGTCCGGCACGTCGACGCCGGGCCGTACGAGGGACTCGCCAAGGAGGAGCTGCCCGCCCAGCTCTGCGCCTTCACGCACGGCGTGATGCAGGCCTGGGCCGGCCAGCGCCCCGGCTACTACGACCTCGTGCACTCCCACTACTGGCTCTCCGGCCAGGTCGGCTGGCTCGCCGCCCAGCGCTGGGGCGTCCCGCTCGTGCACGCCATGCACACCATGGCCAAGGTCAAGAACGCCGCGCTCGCCGAGGGCGACACCCCCGAGCCGGCCGCCCGGGTCATCGGCGAGACCCAGATCGTGAACGCCTCCGACCGGCTGATCGCCAACACCGCCGAGGAGGCCGACGAGCTCGTCCGCTTCTACGACGCCGATCCCGCCGCGGTCGCCGTCGTGCACCCCGGCGTCAACCTGGACCGCTTCCGGCCCGGCGACGGCCGCGCCGCCGCGCGGGCCCGGCTCGGCCTGCCGCAGGACGCGCTGATCCCGCTCTTCGCGGGCCGCATCCAGCCGCTGAAGGCCCCCGACGTGCTGCTGCGCGCCGTGGCGGTGCTCCTGGACCGGGACCCGTCCCTGCGCTCCCGCATCGTCGTGCCGGTGGTCGGCGGCCCGAGCGGCAGCGGACTCGCCAAGCCCGAGGGGCTCCAGAAGCTGGCCGCCCGCCTCGGCATCGCCGACGTCGTACGGTTCCATCCGCCGGTGGGCCAGGACCGGCTCGCCGACTGGTTCCGCGCCGCGTCCGTGCTGGTCATGCCGTCGTACAGCGAGTCCTTCGGGCTGGTCGCCATAGAGGCGCAGGCGGCAGGCACCCCGGTGGTCGCCGCGGCCGTGGGCGGGCTGCCGGTGGCGGTGCGCGACGGGGTCGGCGGCTTCCTGGTGGAGGGGCACGACCCGGAGGCGTACGCCCGTGCGCTCGCGCGGTTCGCGGACGCGCCGGAGCTGGTCGAGCGGATGGGGGCGGCCGCCGCGGCGCACGCCCAGTCCTTCGGCTGGGACACGGCCGCCTCCGCGACCGCCGACGTGTACACGGCCGCGCTCTGCGACCACCGCCGCCGGGCCCGGGCGCACCACGGCTGA
- a CDS encoding PP2C family protein-serine/threonine phosphatase, which produces MPVPVPQQRSVPAAETSHGDLTLLVIEDDPAGTTITVPELSAAAGTRVRIRTARNLTEAARLLTDDVDCILLDLALSVTGGGSGPGTPATDAGTAGSGPSGGGSLPEPVSGRADELTALTHVLRIAPLHAVLALTAQDDTELAAEAVRVGAQDYLFRGELDARVLSRAIRYAVERKRADIAQHQLTESRLRAQENARLERGLLPTPLLDGSGLSFAARYRPGRSRALLGGDFYDVVRTPDGTVHAMIGDVCGHGPDEAALGVELRIAWRALTLAGLCGDELLSTLQQVLEHERQSEEIFATLCTVDIAPDGRRAGLCLAGHPAPLLARQGLPARLLPYEDGGPALGLLPRARWPRRQVELGGAWSLMMYTDGLIEGRVGTGGSERLGQDGMVAMVNSRLEQGLAGEELLEAAVAEVRELNGGELTDDVAVLLLGRDPERTRRWGGSAPRSHPVSVDRPPSPPVKAAGAQRPPL; this is translated from the coding sequence ATGCCCGTACCCGTACCGCAGCAGCGATCCGTTCCCGCTGCGGAGACCTCGCACGGCGACCTCACCCTGCTGGTGATCGAGGACGACCCGGCGGGCACCACCATCACCGTCCCCGAACTCTCGGCGGCGGCCGGGACCCGGGTCCGTATCCGTACCGCCCGCAACCTCACCGAGGCCGCGCGGCTGCTCACCGACGACGTCGACTGCATCCTGCTGGACCTGGCGCTGTCCGTCACGGGCGGCGGGTCCGGCCCCGGCACGCCCGCCACGGACGCCGGGACGGCCGGCAGCGGGCCCTCCGGCGGCGGATCGCTGCCCGAGCCCGTGTCCGGGCGGGCCGACGAGCTGACGGCCCTCACCCACGTACTCCGCATCGCGCCGCTGCACGCGGTCCTCGCGCTGACCGCTCAGGACGACACGGAGCTGGCGGCCGAGGCGGTCCGGGTCGGGGCGCAGGACTACCTCTTCCGGGGCGAGCTGGACGCACGTGTCCTGAGCCGCGCCATCCGGTACGCCGTGGAGCGCAAGCGCGCCGACATCGCCCAGCACCAGCTGACCGAGTCCCGGCTGCGCGCCCAGGAGAACGCCCGCCTGGAGCGCGGCCTGCTCCCCACCCCGCTGCTGGACGGCTCCGGCCTGAGCTTCGCCGCCCGCTACCGCCCCGGCCGCAGCCGCGCCCTCCTCGGCGGCGACTTCTACGACGTCGTCCGCACCCCGGACGGCACGGTGCACGCGATGATCGGCGACGTCTGCGGACACGGCCCGGACGAGGCGGCGCTCGGCGTCGAGCTGCGGATCGCCTGGCGGGCGCTGACCCTGGCCGGGCTGTGCGGGGACGAGCTGCTCTCCACGCTCCAGCAGGTGCTGGAGCACGAGCGGCAGAGCGAGGAGATCTTCGCGACGCTCTGCACCGTGGACATCGCGCCGGACGGGCGACGGGCCGGGCTCTGCCTGGCCGGACACCCCGCACCGCTGCTCGCCCGCCAGGGCCTGCCCGCCCGGCTGCTCCCGTACGAGGACGGCGGCCCGGCCCTGGGACTGCTGCCGCGGGCCAGGTGGCCGCGTCGCCAGGTCGAGCTGGGCGGCGCCTGGAGCCTGATGATGTACACGGACGGGCTCATCGAGGGGCGCGTGGGGACCGGAGGCAGCGAGCGGCTCGGCCAGGACGGCATGGTCGCGATGGTCAACAGCCGGCTGGAACAGGGGCTGGCGGGCGAGGAGCTGCTGGAGGCGGCGGTCGCCGAGGTGCGGGAGCTGAACGGCGGCGAGCTGACCGACGACGTGGCGGTCCTGCTGCTGGGCCGCGATCCGGAGCGGACACGACGATGGGGCGGCAGCGCACCGCGCTCCCACCCCGTGTCCGTCGACCGGCCGCCGTCCCCGCCCGTGAAGGCGGCGGGGGCTCAGCGCCCGCCGTTGTAG
- a CDS encoding alpha/beta hydrolase has translation MQNQPTFVLVHGAFANSFSFAPLQAELALLGHRSVAVDLPGHGFEATSPASYQAPQDLVALATEPGGIKGVTLADNAARVIDVLERAKRNGPTVLVAHSRGGITTTAVANARPDLIDRIVYVSAWCPVDLDVGGYYTQPEMADVDAEALASVVVGNPAELGLLRFNFRTADPSALTLLKQSFAADLTDDEFRIFLSTFQCDENLDAGTDADRAQATTWGRIPRTYVRLAADASVPPAVQDRMIREADALTPDNTFDVRTLDGSHLHWLVHPKPAAELLAGLAAL, from the coding sequence ATGCAGAATCAACCGACGTTCGTCCTTGTCCACGGGGCCTTCGCGAATTCGTTCTCGTTCGCGCCACTCCAGGCCGAACTCGCCCTGCTCGGGCACCGCTCGGTCGCGGTCGACCTTCCGGGGCACGGGTTCGAGGCGACATCACCGGCGTCCTACCAGGCTCCCCAGGATCTCGTCGCCCTCGCCACGGAGCCGGGCGGCATCAAGGGAGTCACCCTCGCGGACAACGCCGCCCGCGTGATCGACGTCCTCGAACGGGCCAAGCGGAACGGGCCCACCGTCCTCGTCGCCCACAGCAGGGGCGGCATCACGACCACCGCCGTCGCCAACGCCCGGCCCGACCTGATCGACCGGATCGTCTACGTCTCCGCCTGGTGCCCCGTCGACCTGGACGTGGGCGGCTACTACACCCAGCCGGAGATGGCCGACGTCGACGCGGAGGCCCTCGCCTCCGTGGTCGTCGGGAATCCGGCCGAACTCGGGCTGCTGCGCTTCAACTTCCGCACGGCCGACCCGTCTGCGCTCACCCTGCTCAAGCAGTCCTTCGCCGCCGACCTCACCGACGACGAGTTCCGGATCTTCCTCAGCACCTTCCAGTGCGACGAGAACCTCGACGCCGGTACGGACGCCGACCGGGCACAGGCCACGACCTGGGGCCGGATACCCCGGACCTACGTCCGGCTGGCCGCCGACGCCAGCGTTCCGCCGGCCGTGCAGGACCGCATGATCCGCGAGGCCGACGCGCTCACACCCGACAACACCTTCGACGTCCGGACGCTCGACGGAAGCCATCTGCACTGGCTCGTCCATCCGAAGCCCGCCGCCGAGCTGCTCGCCGGGCTCGCGGCGCTCTGA
- a CDS encoding DUF2516 family protein, translating into MLLSAFGSVLQLLYLAMLVLAVVAFVFAATAREDAYRAADKKKKSFWLVILGVAVAVNLLIPMLFLQLAGVVASIVFMVDVRPALKAVSGGGGRSGGSSSDGPYGPYNGGR; encoded by the coding sequence ATGTTGCTCTCAGCGTTCGGCTCGGTCCTCCAGCTGCTCTATCTGGCGATGCTGGTGCTGGCCGTGGTCGCGTTCGTCTTCGCGGCGACCGCCCGTGAGGACGCCTACCGGGCCGCCGACAAGAAGAAGAAATCCTTCTGGCTGGTGATCCTCGGTGTCGCCGTCGCCGTGAACCTGCTGATCCCCATGCTCTTCCTGCAGCTCGCGGGCGTGGTCGCGTCGATCGTGTTCATGGTCGACGTGCGTCCCGCGCTCAAGGCGGTCTCGGGCGGCGGTGGCCGCAGCGGCGGTTCCAGCAGCGACGGTCCGTACGGTCCCTACAACGGCGGGCGCTGA
- a CDS encoding helix-turn-helix domain-containing protein, producing MASLNVGNLGEYLREQRRAAQLSLRQLADATGVSNPYLSQIERGLRKPSADVLQQVAKALRISAETLYVRAGILDEREREELETRAVILADPSINERQKNVLLQIYDSFRRENGFVPGPDADADADAEAGADAIPGADAKADADAGRDAGPRNGDDAGADATEDQDPHS from the coding sequence ATGGCATCACTCAACGTCGGCAATCTCGGTGAGTACCTGCGGGAGCAGCGCCGTGCAGCGCAGCTCTCGCTGCGGCAGCTCGCCGACGCGACCGGGGTGTCGAACCCGTATCTCAGCCAGATCGAGCGCGGTCTGCGCAAGCCCAGCGCGGACGTGCTCCAGCAGGTCGCCAAGGCGCTGCGGATCTCGGCCGAGACCCTGTACGTCCGTGCGGGGATCCTCGACGAGCGGGAGCGGGAGGAGCTGGAGACGCGGGCGGTCATTCTGGCCGATCCGTCGATCAACGAGCGGCAGAAGAACGTGCTGCTGCAGATCTACGACTCCTTCCGCCGCGAGAACGGATTCGTCCCCGGGCCCGATGCGGACGCGGATGCGGATGCGGAAGCCGGTGCGGACGCGATACCCGGTGCGGACGCGAAAGCGGATGCGGACGCGGGCCGCGATGCCGGGCCCCGCAACGGCGACGACGCCGGTGCGGACGCCACCGAAGACCAAGACCCTCACAGCTGA
- a CDS encoding peptidoglycan-binding protein, whose protein sequence is MCRSCATRAASAETPADRGSPDHGPSRRGLLAGLGLGVLGLNLTAGVSTAAASTATASATATATAKNGAWANPALGRFPAGGHYGAPRGGASHAGQDVSNSTGTAVHAAAGGTVVRRSWGGGLPGRTGNALVIAHGDNRYTYYGHLSAYRVGLDAEVSAGQRIADMGATGNVTGPHLHFETHSGRLGTTVNPVAFLAARGVDLSGGWSRIDPGASGATVVVIQHLMNQRGHGLAADGSYGSVSVEAVERFQRSKGLAADGQVGPATWPVLVYTLRQGAGGSHVRALQSALNKRGARLAVDGGFGSVTSSAVRAYQSVNRLVADGEAGPVTWRALTG, encoded by the coding sequence ATGTGCCGATCCTGTGCGACCCGCGCCGCGTCGGCGGAAACACCGGCGGACCGGGGGAGTCCGGACCACGGTCCGTCCCGTCGGGGCCTGTTGGCGGGCCTGGGCCTGGGCGTCCTCGGCCTGAACCTGACGGCCGGGGTCTCCACGGCGGCAGCGTCGACAGCGACCGCGAGCGCTACGGCGACCGCGACCGCGAAGAACGGGGCGTGGGCCAATCCTGCCCTGGGCCGGTTCCCGGCCGGGGGCCACTACGGCGCGCCCCGGGGCGGCGCGTCCCACGCCGGCCAGGACGTCAGCAACTCCACGGGCACCGCCGTGCACGCGGCGGCCGGGGGCACGGTCGTCCGCCGGTCGTGGGGAGGTGGGCTGCCGGGCCGGACCGGTAACGCCCTGGTGATCGCGCACGGCGACAACCGGTACACGTACTACGGGCATCTCAGCGCCTACCGGGTTGGGCTCGACGCCGAGGTCTCGGCCGGGCAGCGCATCGCCGACATGGGGGCCACCGGCAACGTGACCGGGCCCCACCTGCACTTCGAGACCCACTCGGGACGCCTCGGCACCACGGTGAACCCGGTCGCCTTCCTGGCCGCCCGGGGCGTGGACCTGTCCGGCGGCTGGTCGCGGATCGACCCGGGCGCGAGCGGCGCCACCGTCGTGGTGATCCAGCACCTGATGAACCAGCGCGGCCACGGGCTGGCCGCCGACGGGAGTTACGGCTCCGTGTCCGTCGAGGCGGTCGAACGGTTCCAGCGCTCCAAGGGGCTGGCGGCGGACGGCCAGGTCGGACCGGCCACCTGGCCCGTGCTCGTGTACACGCTGCGGCAGGGCGCGGGCGGGTCCCACGTCCGGGCCCTGCAGAGCGCGCTGAACAAACGCGGCGCCCGACTGGCGGTCGACGGCGGATTCGGTTCCGTCACCTCCAGCGCCGTACGCGCCTACCAGAGCGTCAACCGCCTGGTGGCCGACGGCGAGGCGGGCCCGGTGACCTGGCGGGCGCTGACCGGCTGA
- a CDS encoding phosphotransferase family protein — MSGRIPAPPLARILDALGVGEHDIASHATLTGGTYNTVTRVTLTDGRDWVVKTPPPHADALRYERDLLVNEVAFYTAAAQAGGPAVPRVVRSEPDPASPTGAYLVMTARPGRPWHEAGGAAGVDDEPGLRAELGGLVGRLHTVTGTAGFGYPAEPFGPLAPTWRGAFTAMTKAVLADAETYGARLPYPVDHIRTVLADAARVLDDVTRPALVHFDLWPGNLLVTGDPGARSIGGIIDGERMFWGDPVADFVSLALFSDIERDRDFLDGYARSTGGAVEFTDSLRTRYALYRSYLYLIMLVETAPRAVGPEAAEQTWELVAPHLVDALEAARGGGV; from the coding sequence ATGTCCGGCCGCATCCCCGCCCCGCCCCTCGCCCGGATCCTCGACGCCCTCGGGGTCGGCGAACACGACATCGCCTCGCACGCCACCCTCACCGGCGGCACGTACAACACCGTCACCCGCGTCACGCTCACCGACGGCCGCGACTGGGTGGTCAAGACGCCCCCGCCGCACGCCGACGCCCTGCGGTACGAACGCGACCTCCTCGTCAACGAGGTCGCGTTCTACACCGCCGCCGCACAGGCCGGTGGCCCCGCCGTCCCCCGCGTCGTCCGCAGCGAGCCGGACCCGGCCTCGCCGACCGGCGCGTACCTGGTCATGACCGCCCGCCCCGGCCGCCCCTGGCACGAGGCCGGCGGAGCCGCGGGCGTCGACGACGAGCCCGGGTTGCGCGCCGAACTCGGCGGCCTCGTCGGCCGGTTGCACACGGTGACCGGAACCGCCGGATTCGGCTATCCCGCCGAGCCGTTCGGGCCGCTCGCCCCCACCTGGCGGGGCGCGTTCACGGCGATGACGAAGGCCGTGCTCGCCGACGCCGAGACCTACGGGGCACGGCTGCCGTATCCCGTCGACCACATCCGTACGGTGCTGGCGGACGCGGCCCGCGTACTGGACGACGTCACCCGGCCCGCCCTCGTCCACTTCGACCTGTGGCCGGGAAACCTGCTGGTCACGGGAGACCCCGGCGCCCGCAGCATCGGAGGGATCATCGACGGGGAGCGGATGTTCTGGGGCGACCCGGTGGCCGACTTCGTCTCCCTCGCGCTCTTCTCCGACATCGAGCGGGACCGGGACTTCCTCGACGGGTACGCCCGGTCCACCGGCGGGGCGGTGGAGTTCACGGACTCGCTGCGGACCCGCTACGCGCTGTACCGGAGCTACCTCTACCTCATCATGCTGGTCGAGACGGCGCCCCGCGCGGTCGGGCCCGAAGCCGCCGAGCAGACCTGGGAGTTGGTCGCGCCCCATCTCGTCGACGCCCTGGAAGCGGCTCGTGGTGGCGGCGTCTGA
- a CDS encoding NlpC/P60 family protein codes for MNRRHCATAAITLVCALALLTSTGQAVAAPTPEPSTSPSASTAGSPPRYSNADLEKVREQIDTLYRKAAAATDAYNLAEEQTKKQSGEIVKLAKAIVDGQARIAALKDRAGAQAREQYRNGGLPPGAQLALSNDPKLFLDGINEVRQSQQASKSLLTDLNQTQEDLETYTQDASANWEKLETTRVKQAKAKKKINAQIKAAEKIESQLEEKERDRLRQLERAAADKAQTAWLSSGAVKDVSGEASEGGAAAVAFATAQIGKPYVWGAEGPGSYDCSGLTSQAWLAAKRPIPRTSQEQWRLLPRIDIRDMRPGDLIIYHADASHVGMYVGDGAIVHSPRPGRNVTLAGAGSMKILGVVRPDK; via the coding sequence GTGAACCGACGCCACTGCGCCACTGCCGCCATCACGCTGGTCTGTGCACTGGCCCTGCTGACGTCCACGGGCCAGGCCGTGGCCGCGCCGACACCGGAGCCCTCAACCTCCCCGTCCGCCTCCACCGCCGGCTCGCCGCCCCGCTACTCCAACGCGGACCTCGAAAAGGTCCGCGAGCAGATCGACACGCTGTACCGGAAGGCGGCCGCGGCGACGGACGCGTACAACCTCGCCGAGGAGCAGACGAAGAAGCAGTCCGGCGAGATCGTGAAGCTGGCCAAGGCGATCGTCGACGGCCAGGCCCGTATCGCCGCACTGAAGGACCGGGCCGGGGCCCAGGCCCGCGAGCAGTACCGCAACGGCGGCCTGCCGCCCGGCGCGCAGCTGGCCCTGAGCAACGACCCGAAGCTCTTCCTGGACGGGATCAACGAGGTCCGCCAGAGCCAGCAGGCCTCGAAGTCGCTCCTGACCGATCTGAACCAGACGCAGGAGGACCTGGAGACGTACACCCAGGACGCCAGCGCGAACTGGGAGAAGCTGGAGACGACCCGGGTCAAGCAGGCCAAGGCCAAGAAGAAGATCAACGCCCAGATCAAGGCCGCAGAGAAGATCGAATCGCAGCTGGAGGAGAAGGAGCGCGACCGGCTCCGCCAGCTGGAGCGGGCCGCCGCGGACAAGGCGCAGACCGCCTGGCTCTCCTCCGGCGCCGTCAAGGACGTCAGCGGCGAGGCGAGCGAGGGCGGGGCGGCGGCGGTGGCCTTCGCGACGGCGCAGATAGGCAAGCCGTACGTCTGGGGGGCCGAGGGTCCCGGCTCGTACGACTGCTCGGGGCTGACCTCGCAGGCGTGGCTGGCGGCGAAGCGCCCGATCCCGCGCACCTCGCAGGAGCAGTGGCGGCTGCTGCCGCGTATCGACATCCGGGACATGCGCCCCGGTGACCTGATCATCTACCACGCCGACGCCAGCCACGTCGGGATGTACGTCGGCGACGGCGCGATCGTCCACTCCCCGCGCCCCGGCCGCAACGTCACGCTGGCGGGCGCGGGCTCGATGAAGATCCTCGGCGTGGTCCGCCCGGACAAGTAG
- a CDS encoding YbjN domain-containing protein yields MADVPDETAAAQVIEATLNDAGLVWESPGRGNYVVTLPGTRKLSTTCSLIVGKHSLSLNAFVVRHPDENDAEVHRWLLERNLRLFGVSYAIDSLGDVYLVGKLPLSVVTPGELDRLLGVVLEAADGAFNTLLELGFASSIRKEYAWRVSRGESTRNLDAFSHLTRRPSDS; encoded by the coding sequence ATGGCTGACGTACCGGACGAGACAGCAGCGGCCCAGGTCATCGAGGCGACGCTGAACGACGCCGGGCTCGTATGGGAGAGCCCCGGGCGCGGCAACTACGTCGTGACGCTGCCCGGCACCCGCAAGCTGTCGACGACCTGCTCGCTGATCGTCGGCAAGCACTCCCTCTCCCTCAACGCGTTCGTCGTCCGGCACCCCGACGAGAACGACGCCGAGGTGCACCGCTGGCTCCTGGAGCGCAACCTCCGCCTCTTCGGCGTGAGTTACGCGATCGACTCGCTCGGCGACGTCTATCTGGTCGGCAAGCTGCCGCTGTCGGTGGTCACTCCCGGGGAGCTGGACCGGCTGCTCGGCGTGGTGCTCGAAGCGGCCGACGGGGCGTTCAACACCCTCCTGGAGCTCGGATTCGCGAGCTCGATCCGCAAGGAGTACGCGTGGCGGGTGTCGCGCGGCGAGTCCACCCGGAACCTGGACGCGTTCAGCCATCTGACCCGGCGTCCGTCCGACAGCTGA